The proteins below are encoded in one region of Salvelinus alpinus chromosome 27, SLU_Salpinus.1, whole genome shotgun sequence:
- the exoc8 gene encoding exocyst complex component 8: MTDQANRLRKQLESANFDPQNYVKHLSQQSDGDRDLQEHRQKIQTLADETAQNLKKNVYKNYRQFIETAKEISYLESEMYQLSHILTEQKSIMESITQSLLSTDKDETAKEMLAAFPKETEEVKQRTLTTLLEKVEGCKNIMDTPGRYLVYNGDLVEYDVDNMAQLQKVHAFLMNDCLLIATWLANRHGTVKYKYNALYDLESFAIVNVKDHPPMKDMFKILMFPESRIFQAENSKIKKEWLEILDETKKNKVTQEKHKTEEVELPNSPVRPEALVSTNPFDDEETNPFDSEEAVDLGLEWIQELPEDLDVCIAQRDFEGAVDLLDKLNEYLKDQPVNTRVKDLRVKVDERVRQLTEVLVFELSPDRSLRGGPKATRRAVSQLIRLGQSTKACELFLKNRAAAVQTAIRQLRIEGATLLYIHKLCNIFFTSLLETAKEFEMDFAGNTGCYSAFVVWSRSSMKTFVDAFSGQVFDSKENLSTAAECVKVAKEHCKQLSEIGLDLTFTLQSLLVKDIKAALQSYKEIIIEATKHRNSEEMWRKMNLMTPEALTKLKEEMRSCGMSSFNQYTGDDCWVNLSYTIVAFTKQMMAFLEEGLKLYFPELHMVLLESLREIILVAVQHVDYSLRCEQEAEKKAFILQNASFLHDTVLPVVEKRFEEGVGKPAKQLQDLRKSARPIRVNPDSTMSQV; this comes from the coding sequence ATGACAGACCAGGCGAACAGACTGCGCAAGCAATTGGAATCAGCTAATTTCGACCCCCAAAATTATGTCAAGCATCTCTCACAACAGTCTGATGGAGACAGAGATTTGCAGGAACATCGTCAAAAAATACAGACCCTAGCAGATGAAACGGCTCAAAACCTGAAGAAAAATGTCTACAAGAATTACAGACAGTTCATCGAAACTGCCAAAGAGATTTCGTACCTGGAGAGTGAGATGTACCAACTGAGTCATATTTTGACAGAGCAGAAGAGTATCATGGAGAGTATTACCCAGTCATTGCTCTCAACAGATAAGGATGAAACGGCAAAGGAGATGCTGGCAGCATTCCCCAAAGAGACAGAGGAAGTGAAACAGAGAACACTGACTACACTGCTTGAGAAAGTAGAGGGGTGCAAAAACATTATGGACACCCCAGGCAGGTATTTAGTGTACAATGGCGACCTGGTTGAATATGATGTGGACAACATGGCACAACTTCAAAAAGTGCATGCCTTCCTGATGAATGATTGCCTTCTCATTGCCACCTGGTTAGCGAATCGCCACGGTACAGTGAAGTACAAATACAATGCACTGTATGATCTGGAGAGCTTTGCAATCGTCAACGTGAAAGACCATCCCCCAATGAAGGACATGTTTAAAATCCTGATGTTCCCCGAAAGCCGCATATTTCAGGCAGAGAACAGCAAGATTAAAAAGGAGTGGCTGGAGATCCTTGATGAGACAAAGAAAAATAAAGTGACTCAGGAAAAACATAAGACGGAAGAGGTAGAGTTGCCCAATTCACCTGTGAGACCAGAGGCCTTGGTCTCGACCAACCCTTTTGATGACGAAGAGACCAACCCTTTTGACTCAGAGGAGGCAGTGGATCTGGGATTGGAGTGGATCCAGGAGCTTCCCGAGGACCTGGACGTGTGCATTGCCCAACGGGACTTTGAAGGTGCTGTGGACCTCCTGGACAAGCTGAACGAGTACCTGAAGGACCAGCCTGTCAATACGAGGGTGAAGGATCTCAGGGTGAAGGTGGATGAGCGTGTCCGACAGCTGACGGAGGTGCTGGTGTTTGAGCTCTCTCCTGACCGTTCCCTCCGTGGGGGACCCAAAGCAACCCGTCGGGCAGTGTCTCAGTTAATCCGGCTGGGGCAGTCCACCAAGGCCTGTGAGCTCTTCCTGAAGAACCGAGCCGCTGCTGTGCAGACCGCCATCCGCCAGCTGCGCATTGAGGGGGCTACTCTGCTCTACATACACAAGCTTTGCAACATCTTCTTCACTAGCCTGCTGGAGACGGCCAAAGAGTTTGAGATGGACTTTGCCGGTAACACAGGCTGCTATTCGGCATTTGTGGTCTGGTCGCGCTCATCCATGAAGACGTTTGTGGATGCCTTCAGTGGGCAGGTGTTTGACAGCAAGGAGAACCTCTCCACTGCTGCTGAGTGTGTCAAGGTGGCCAAGGAGCACTGCAAGCAGCTCAGTGAAATCGGCCTGGACCTCACCTTCACGCTGCAGTCCCTCCTGGTCAAAGACATCAAGGCAGCCCTGCAGAGCTACAAGGAGATCATCATTGAGGCCACCAAGCACCGAAACTCTGAGGAGATGTGGAGGAAGATGAACCTAATGACTCCAGAGGCTCTGACCAAGCTGAAGGAGGAAATGCGCAGCTGTGGCATGAGCAGCTTCAATCAGTATACAGGAGACGACTGCTGGGTCAACCTCAGCTACACCATCGTGGCCTTCACCAAACAGATGATGGCTTTCCTGGAGGAGGGGCTGAAGCTCTACTTCCCAGAGTTGCACATGGTCCTGCTGGAGAGCTTGAGGGAGATCATCCTTGTGGCTGTGCAGCACGTCGATTACAGCCTGCGGTGTGAACAGGAGGCAGAGAAGAAAGCCTTCATTCTCCAAAATGCCTCCTTCCTGCACGATACTGTCCTCCCTGTGGTGGAGAAGAGGTTTGAGGAAGGAGTGGGGAAACCTGCTAAGCAATTACAGGACTTGAGAAAAAGTGCACGGCCCATTCGTGTCAATCCTGATAGCACTATGTCTCAGGTCTAG